A window of Blautia argi genomic DNA:
ATCTGACCCGTGAAAAGGCAAGTCATGTGGGTGTTCCCATGATTGGTGAAGCGCCGGTGTCTATTGAGTGCCGGGTGCGGGAAATTCAGGAATATGGCAGTCACAGCGTTTTTACTGCAGATGTGCTGGCTGTGCATGTGGATACTGCATACATGGATGAAAAAGGCAAGTTTGACTTGGCTTTGGCAAATCCTATTGTTTATTCCCATGGGGAATATTACGGACTGGGAAAAAAGCTGGGAACCTTTGGATATAGCATTAAGAAAAAGAGAAAGAAAAAACAGCCGAAAAAGAAGGGGTGAGATACTGTGAATAAACAGAATGTGGTGCTAATCGGCATGCCGGGTGTGGGGAAAAGTACGGTAGGTGTGATTCTGGCAAAGGTGCTGGGCTATGAATTTGTAGATTCAGACCTGCTGATTCAGAAGGCAGAGAAAAGACTGCTGCGGGAAATCATTGCCCAGGAAGGACAGGCGGGATTTCTCAAAATCGAAAATCGAGTGAATGCTTCTATTGATATGGAAAAAACAGTGATTGCCACAGGCGGAAGCGTGGTGTACTGCACAGAGGCCATGGAGCATTTGAAGAAAATCGGTACAGTGGTGTATTTGAAGCTGGACTATGAAATTTTGAAAAAAAGACTGGGGAATTTGAGATGCAGAGGTGTGGTTCTGCGAAAGGGACAGACCTTAAAAGACCTGTATGATGAGAGAACGCCTCTATATGAGAAATACGCAGATATTGTTGTTGATGAGAAAAATCTGAATATTGAAGAAACTTTACAGAAAATATTGGAAAATCTGGAAAAATAATAGAGAATATCTCTGGGAAAATGGGCAGAAGACGCTGAAAGTGTTAATTTTTATTTACAAATGCGCTTATCTGTTATAATATAATGGTTAAGCCATAAAATAATAACAACCTATTTTGAAATACAGACTTTGATTCGGATATGGCTTTTTCTATAGATTTAACAGAATAATTTGAAAATATCAATACTGCAAAGGTGCAGTCAATAATAAGAGGTGCGTATATGGAACAGTATGTTATCAAAGGTGGCAACCCGTTAGTCGGCGAAGTGGAGATTGGCGGTGCAAAAAATGCAGCGCTTGCCATTCTGGCAGCAGCGATTATGACAGATGAAACGGTACACATTGAAAACTTACCCGATGTTCGAGATATTAATGTTTTATTGGAAGCTATCAGAGAAATTGGTGCAACCGTTGACCGTATCGGTCCCACAGAAGTAAAGATTGCAGGGGCTACTATTGGAAATGTCAGCGTAGAATATGAATATATCAAGAAAATAAGAGCGTCTTATTATCTTTTGGGCGCTTTGTTAGGCAAATATAAAAACGCGGAGGTTCCCCTTCCCGGCGGCTGTAACATCGGAAGTCGTCCCATTGACCAGCATTTAAAGGGCTTCCGTGCGCTTGGTGCGTCTGTAGATATTATTCACGGCGCAGTTGTGGCAAAGGCTGACCATCTCACTGGGAAGCATATTTTCCTGGATATGGTGTCTGTAGGCGCTACCATTAATATTATGATGGCAGCTGCTATGGCAGAAGGAAATACAACCATCGAGAATGCAGCCAGAGAGCCTCATGTGGTTGATGTGGCAAACTTTTTGAACAGCATGGGTGCAAATATCAAGGGTGCAGGAACAGACGTTATCCGTATTAAGGGTGTGGACAAGCTTCATGGAACCACATACTCCATTATTCCTGACCAGATTGAAGCAGGTACCTTTATGTGCGCGGCAGCGGCAACCATGGGTGATATTATGGTGAAGAATGTAATTCCAAAGCATCTGGAAGCAACCACTGCCAAATTAGAAGAAATCGGCTGTCAGGTGGAAGAATTTGACGATGCCGTGCGTGTAGTGGCAAATAAGCGTCTGAAACGCACAAATGTAAAGACCATGCCGTATCCCGGCTATCCCACAGATATGCAGCCTCAGTTTGCTGTAGCGCTGGTGCTGGCAGAGGGGACAAGCATTGTAACAGAAAGTATTTTTGAGAATCGTTTCAAATATGCGGACGAGCTGGCAAGAATGGGCGCAAACATTAAGGTAGAAGGAAATACCGCAATTATTGACGGTGTGGAGAAGCTTACCGGAGCCAGAGTCAGCGCGCCGGATCTGCGAGCAGGTGCAGCCTTGGTTATTGCAGGACTTGCTTCTGAAGGCATTACCATTGTGGACGATATTGTATATATCCAGAGAGGCTATGAGAGATTCGAGGAGAAGCTCAGAAGCCTTGGGGCAGAGATTGAGAAGGTATCCAGTGAAAAGGAATTGAAGAAGTTTCAACTGCGGGTGGGATAAATAAGACTTGACTTACCGCGAAAAAGCCTGTATTGTAGTATTGCAACTGAATATTTATATTTTCTCTTATTCAGAGTGATGGAGTTACATAGGAACTGTGAAGTCACGGCAACCCCGCCAAGCGGAAGGTGCCAACCTGAGCGAGTAGTCGAACAATAAGAGGATTCATATTACGAATATACATGAGTCCGCTTAGGTGGGCTCATTTTTGCGTGAAGCCCCCAGGCAGGAGAAAATATACATACAAAGAAAAGGAGAATTCATACATGGAAAAAAGATTGTTTACATCTGAATCAGTAACAGAAGGCCATCCGGATAAAATGTGCGACGCCATTTCTGATGCCATTTTGGACGCACTTATGGAAAAAGACCCAATGAGCCGTGTAGCCTGTGAAACAGCAACCACAACCGGTATGGTAATGGTAATGGGTGAAATCACAACAAACGCTTATGTGGATATTCCGAAAATTGTAAGAGATACAGTTCGTGAAATCGGATACACAAGAGCAAAATACGGTTTTGATGCAGATACCTGCGGTGTTATTACAACCATTGACGAGCAGTCAGCAGATATTGCACTGGGCGTAGACAAAGCTCTGGAGGCAAAAGAAAACAAAATGTCAGAGGAAGAGCTGGACGCGATCGGAGCCGGTGACCAGGGCATGATGTTTGGATTTGCAACAGATGAAACAGAGGAATATATGCCGTACCCAATCGCTCTGGCGCACAGACTGGCTTTACAGCTTACAAAAGTTCGCAAGGACGGAACGCTGACTTATTTAAGACCGGACGGAAAAACACAGGTAACGGTAGAATATGATGAAAATGACAGACCGGTACGTCTGGACGCAGTAGTTCTTTCTACACAGCACGACCCGGAAGTGACTCAGGAGCAGATTCACGAGGATATTAAGAAACACGTATTTGATGTGATTCTTCCGCAGGAAATGGTAGATGAAAATACAAAATTCTTTATCAATCCTACAGGACGCTTCGTCATCGGCGGACCTCACGGAGATAGCGGTCTGACAGGACGTAAGATCATTGTAGATACCTACGGCGGATATGCCCGTCACGGCGGCGGCGCTTTCTCTGGTAAGGACTGCACAAAGGTAGACCGTTCTGCAGCGTATGCAGCCCGTTATGTGGCAAAAAATATTGTAGCAGCAGGTCTGGCAAAGAAATGTGAAATTCAGCTTTCTTACGCAATCGGTGTGGCACACCCGACCTCTGTTATGGTGGATACTTTTGGAACAGGTAAGCTTTCTGATAACCGTCTGGTGGAAATCATTCGTGAAAATTTTGATTTAAGACCGGCCGGTATTATCAAAATGCTTGACCTTCGCCGTCCGATTTACAAACAGACAGCAGCTTATGGACATTTCGGAAGAAATGATTTGAATCTGCCTTGGGAAAAACTGGATAAGGTTGAAGAGTTGAAAAAATATTTATAAAAAACAGTTGACAATCCTCTGTTTTTGTGATAGTTTATCAGAGGAATAGCTGCCGAAGACAGCAGGTGCCGTAAGGCATAAGGATAAAAACGCCTGCCGAGGAAAGATTCATTCTTGATATATAAGATTGACTTTGAACCTCTTTGTCTTGTGCAAAGAGGTTTTCTTGATTTTGAGCAGCGCAGCCTAAAAAAATAAGGAGGTGCAATCATTCATGGCAAAAGTAGAACTTAAAAAACCTGTCGTAGAAGAGATTTCCAACAGCATTAAAGATGCAGCAGCAGTAGTTTTAGTAAACTACAAAGGTATCAATGTTGAACAGGATACACAGATGCGTAAGGAATTAAGAGAAGCTGGAGTTGTTTACAAAGTTTACAAAAACACAATGATGAACTTTGCATTCAAAGGAACAGCTTGCGAAGAATTATGCCAGCATTTAGAAGGAACAAATGCTTTAGCTGTATGTGCAGAAGATGCAACAGCTCCTGCAAGAATCCTTGCTAAATACGCAAAAACAGTTCCTACACTGGAATTAGTAGCAGGTGTTGTAGAAGACGCTTACTATGATAAGGCAGGAATCGAAGCACTTTCCCAGGTTCCTTCAAGAGAAGAACTTCTTGGAAAATTGCTTGGAAGTATCCAGTCACCTATTACAAACTTCGCTCGTGTGCTTAACCAGATTGCTGAACAGCAGGCTTAATAAGCAGTTTTAGTGGAGTGACCGCCCAGAGGGCAAAACAAATCATATAATAAATGAAAAATTGGAGGTAAATAATAATGGCAAAATTAACAACAGCTGAATTTATTGAAGCTATCAAAGAATTATCCGTATTAGAATTAAACGAATTAGTAAAAGCTTGTGAAGAAGAATTTGGTGTATCTGCAGCAGCAGGTGTTGTAGTAGCAGCAGCAGGCGGAGCAGCAGAAGCAGCAGAAGAAAAAGATGAGTTCGACGTAGAATTAACAGAAGTTGGACCAAACAAAGTTAAAGTTATCAAAATCGTTCGTGAAGCTACAGGCTTAGGCTTAAAAGAAGCTAAAGAAGTAGTTGACGGAGCTCCTAAGGTTCTGAAAGAAGCTGCATCTAAAGCAGAAGCTGAAGAAATCAAAACTAAACTGGAAGCAGAAGGCGCTAAAGTTACTCTTAAATAATTTAAGTGTTCTGAATATTTCCGAGAGAATAGAACTGCCGCATATGGTGATGCAAATCATCGGTGCGGCAGTTTTTTTATTACATAGGAAAGTGCGTCCTATGTAATAAAAAATATGTCCCGGAAATCTATTGACATTCTTGACAAAGCATGATATAGTGAGAAATGCACTATTATGGCAAGTTATGCCTAGAAGTCTATAAAAAGACTTCAGCATTAATTTAAATTAAAACATACAAGGGGTGAAACGTCAATGGAGAAAAACAGAATCCGTTCCGTAACTAATGGTAAGGCAATGAGAATGTCATACCAGCGCCAGAAAGAGGTACTGGAAATGCCAAACCTCATCGAGGTTCAGAAAGATTCTTACCAGTGGTTTCTGGACGAAGGTTTAAATGAGGTTTTTGAAGACATCTCTCCAATCGCAGACTATAGCGGTAAATTGAGCTTGGAATTTGTTGGCTTTACTTTGTGTGAAGATGAAAAGAAATATTCCATCGAGCAGTGTAAGGAAAGAGATGCAACATATGCAGCGCCTTTGAAAGTAAAGGTGAGATTACACAACAAAGAAAACGGTGAAATTGCCACACATGAGATTTTCATGGGTGATTTGCCACTGATGACAGCAACCGGTACGTTTGTTATTAACGGTGCTGAACGTGTTATCGTCAGCCAGTTAGTACGTTCACCGGGAATTTATTATGCAATCGCACACGACAAACTGGGCAAAACCCTGTATTCCTCTACTGTTATCCCGAACAGGGGCGCATGGCTGGAATATGAAACCGACTCCAATGACGTATTCTATGTGCGTGTAGACAGAACCAGAAAAGTCCCTATTACTGTTTTGATTCGTGCGCTTGGTATTGGCACGAATGCAGAAATCATAGATTTATTCGGCGAAGAACCAAAGATTTTAGCCAGCTTTACAAAGGATACTTCTGAAAGCTATCAGGAAGGTCTGCTGGAATTATACAAAAAGATTCGACCGGGCGAACCTCTGGCAGTGGAAAGCGCAGAGAGTCTGATTACAAGCATGTTCTTTGATCCACGTCGTTACGATCTGGCAAAAGTGGGACGTTACAAATTTAATAAGAAATTACTCCTTCGTAATCGTATTGCAGGGCAGATGCTTGCTGAAGAGGTCGTGGACGTAACAACAGGCGAAATTATCGCCGAAGCCGGTACTGTTGTATCAAAGGAACTGGCTGACCAGATTCAGAACGCTGCTGTTCCATATGTATGGATTCAGGGCGAAGAGCGTAACATCAAGGTGCTTTCCAGCATGGCAGTGGATATCAGAAGCCATGTGGACTTAAGCGAAGAGGAATTAAAAGAACTGGGTGTTACAGAATTAGTATATTATCCGGTGCTTGCAAAGATTCTGGAAGAAAACGAAGAGCTGGAAGATATCAAAGATGCAATCAAGAGAGAGATTCATGAATTGATTCCAAAGCACATTACAAAGGAAGATATTCTGGCATCTATATTAACTACAACATGCATCTGGAATATGGTCTTGGAACAGATGATGACATTGACCACTTGGGAAACAGACGTATCCGAGCAGTTGGTGAACTTTTGCAGAACCAGTACAGAATCGGTCTTTCCAGACTGGAGAGAGTGGTTCGTGAGAGAATGACTACACAGGACTTAGACGGTATTTCACCGCAGTCCCTGATTAATATCAAACCGGTAACTGCAGCTGTGAAGGAATTCTTCGGTTCTTCCCAGTTATCTCAGTTCATGGACCAGAACAATCCGCTGGGTGAGCTGACTCACAAAAGACGTCTGTCCGCACTTGGACCAGGTGGTCTGTCCCGTGACCGTGCGGGATTCGAGGTACGAGATGTTCACTATTCCCATTACGGAAGAATGTGTCCTATCGAAACACCTGAAGGTCCGAATATCGGTCTGATTAACTCACTGGCTTCCTATGCAAGAATCAATGAATATGGTTTTGTAGAGGCGCCTTACAGAAAGATTGATAAAACAGATAAAAAAGAATCCTCGCGTTACCGATGAGGTTGTTTACATGACAGCAGACGAAGAGGATAATTACCATGTAGCACAGGCGAATGAGCCGCTGGACGAAGAAGGACACTTCATTCACAAGAATGTATCCGGTCGTTACAGAGAAGAAACACAGGAATATGAACGTCAGATGTTTGATTACATGGACGTATCTCCGAAGATGGTGTTCTCCGTTGCGACGGCATTAATTCCGTTCCTGCAGAACGACGATGCTAACCGTGCGCTCATGGGATCTAACATGCAGCGTCAGGCTGTGCCGCTTCTGACTACAGATGCGCCGGTTGTTGGTACAGGTATGGAGTCCAAGGCAGCCGTTGACTCCGGTGTGTGCGTGCTTGCAGATAAAGCAGGTACAGTAGAATGTGCTGCATCAAAAGAGATTATTATAAAAAATGATGATGGTACAAAATCTGTTTACCATCTGACAAAATTCATGAGAAGTAACCAGAGCAACTGCTACAACCAAAGACCGATTGTGTTTAAGGGAGAGCATGTAGAAGCCGGACAGGTGATTGCAGACGGTCCGTCTACCTCAAACGGTGAGCTGGCGCTTGGTAAGAACCCGTTAATCGGATTCATGACCTGGGAAGGTTACAATTACGAGGATGCCGTTCTTTTGAGCGAAAGACTGGTTATGGACGATGTATATACATCTATTCATATTGAAGAGTATGAAGCAGAAGCAAGGGATACGAAGCTGGGACCGGAAGAAATCACAAGAGATGTTCCGGGCGTCGGCGATGATGCATTAAAGGATCTGGACGAAAGAGGTATTATCCGTATTGGTGCAGAGGTTCGTGCCGGAGATATTCTGGTTGGTAAAGTTACTCCAAAGGGAGAAACAGAGTTGACTGCAGAGGAAAGACTGCTTCGTGCAATCTTTGGCGAAAAGGCAAGAGAAGTGCGTGATACTTCCCTGAAGGTACCTCACGGAGAATACGGTATTGTTGTAGATGCAAAGGTATTTACAAGAGAAAACGGCGACGAACTGTCACCGGGCGTAAACCAGGCGGTACGCATTTATATTGCACAGAAGAGAAAAATCTCTGTTGGTGATAAAATGGCTGGTCGTCATGGTAACAAGGGTGTTGTTTCCCGTGTACTTCCGGTAGAAGATATGCCGTTCCTGCCAAATGGCCGTCCTCTGGACATTGTGTTGAACCCTCTGGGCGTACCTTCCCGTATGAATATCGGACAGGTGCTGGAAATTCATTTGAGTCTTGCGGCAAAAGCGCTGGGATTCAATATTGCAACACCGGTATTTGACGGTGCAAACGAAAATGATATTCAGGATACACTGGAGCTTGCAAACGATTATGTAAATATAGAGGATTTTGAAGAGTTCCGTGCAAAATATGAGGATACCTTAAGACCTGAGGTTATGCAGTTCTTAGATGAAAATAAGGCTCACAGAGAGCTTTGGAAGGGTGTTCCGCTATCAAGAGATGGAAAGGTAAGACTGCGTGACGGACGTACAGGTGAATATTTCGACAGTCCGGTAACTATCGGACACATGCACTACCTGAAGCTGCATCACCTGGTAGATGATAAGATTCACGCACGTTCCACTGGTCCATACTCTCTGGTAACACAGCAGCCTCTGGGTGGTAAAGCTCAGTTCGGCGGTCAGCGTTTCGGAGAAATGGAGGTTTGGGCGCTGGAAGCATATGGTGCATCTTATACTCTGCAGGAAATCCTGACCGTAAAATCCGATGATGTTATCGGCCGTGTGAAGACTTATGAGGCAATCATCAAAGGCGATAATATTCCGAAACCGGGTGTTCCGGAATCCTTTAAGGTACTTCTGAAGGAATTACAGTCCCTGGGTCTTGATGTAAGAGTTCTGGGAGAGGACATGCAGGAAGTGGAAATCATGGAAAACGTGGATTACGGCGATACAGACATGCGTTCCATTATCGAAGGCGATTCCAGAGGAAGAGAAGAA
This region includes:
- a CDS encoding flavin reductase family protein, whose translation is MAKAEWKPGNMLYPLPVVMVSVADEEGHDNIITVAWAGTVCTNPPMVSISVRPERYSYQMLLDTREFVINLTTEKLAFATDYCGVKSGREVDKFKELHLTREKASHVGVPMIGEAPVSIECRVREIQEYGSHSVFTADVLAVHVDTAYMDEKGKFDLALANPIVYSHGEYYGLGKKLGTFGYSIKKKRKKKQPKKKG
- a CDS encoding shikimate kinase — encoded protein: MPGVGKSTVGVILAKVLGYEFVDSDLLIQKAEKRLLREIIAQEGQAGFLKIENRVNASIDMEKTVIATGGSVVYCTEAMEHLKKIGTVVYLKLDYEILKKRLGNLRCRGVVLRKGQTLKDLYDERTPLYEKYADIVVDEKNLNIEETLQKILENLEK
- a CDS encoding UDP-N-acetylglucosamine 1-carboxyvinyltransferase, whose protein sequence is MEQYVIKGGNPLVGEVEIGGAKNAALAILAAAIMTDETVHIENLPDVRDINVLLEAIREIGATVDRIGPTEVKIAGATIGNVSVEYEYIKKIRASYYLLGALLGKYKNAEVPLPGGCNIGSRPIDQHLKGFRALGASVDIIHGAVVAKADHLTGKHIFLDMVSVGATINIMMAAAMAEGNTTIENAAREPHVVDVANFLNSMGANIKGAGTDVIRIKGVDKLHGTTYSIIPDQIEAGTFMCAAAATMGDIMVKNVIPKHLEATTAKLEEIGCQVEEFDDAVRVVANKRLKRTNVKTMPYPGYPTDMQPQFAVALVLAEGTSIVTESIFENRFKYADELARMGANIKVEGNTAIIDGVEKLTGARVSAPDLRAGAALVIAGLASEGITIVDDIVYIQRGYERFEEKLRSLGAEIEKVSSEKELKKFQLRVG
- the metK gene encoding methionine adenosyltransferase; translation: MEKRLFTSESVTEGHPDKMCDAISDAILDALMEKDPMSRVACETATTTGMVMVMGEITTNAYVDIPKIVRDTVREIGYTRAKYGFDADTCGVITTIDEQSADIALGVDKALEAKENKMSEEELDAIGAGDQGMMFGFATDETEEYMPYPIALAHRLALQLTKVRKDGTLTYLRPDGKTQVTVEYDENDRPVRLDAVVLSTQHDPEVTQEQIHEDIKKHVFDVILPQEMVDENTKFFINPTGRFVIGGPHGDSGLTGRKIIVDTYGGYARHGGGAFSGKDCTKVDRSAAYAARYVAKNIVAAGLAKKCEIQLSYAIGVAHPTSVMVDTFGTGKLSDNRLVEIIRENFDLRPAGIIKMLDLRRPIYKQTAAYGHFGRNDLNLPWEKLDKVEELKKYL
- the rplJ gene encoding 50S ribosomal protein L10, with product MAKVELKKPVVEEISNSIKDAAAVVLVNYKGINVEQDTQMRKELREAGVVYKVYKNTMMNFAFKGTACEELCQHLEGTNALAVCAEDATAPARILAKYAKTVPTLELVAGVVEDAYYDKAGIEALSQVPSREELLGKLLGSIQSPITNFARVLNQIAEQQA
- the rplL gene encoding 50S ribosomal protein L7/L12 gives rise to the protein MAKLTTAEFIEAIKELSVLELNELVKACEEEFGVSAAAGVVVAAAGGAAEAAEEKDEFDVELTEVGPNKVKVIKIVREATGLGLKEAKEVVDGAPKVLKEAASKAEAEEIKTKLEAEGAKVTLK